One region of Chlorobiota bacterium genomic DNA includes:
- a CDS encoding endonuclease/exonuclease/phosphatase family protein, protein MNLSLSMPSLCSSLLLLALAACSGSETHSRAQDRPAQGKDDARQTAPRSVPNRPDSYLTFAFYNLENLFDTEDDPFNSGDDEFTPGGANQFTEERLERKMANIARAIRAMNEYRGPDLLGVCEVENRRVLEILTQEYLPNGVYSIVHAESPDSRGIDVAMLYRTAELTHLRTTMHRVDLGTGRPTRDIMEATFQRQGKTFTVLVNHWPSRLGGEEESEPRRVAAAQTAVRIIDSLRAIDPNADVVMMGDFNDEPHNRAIHDVLDARAYSGTGAFDHRMVNTAAPVEEEGRIGSYFYKKDWELIDQIMVSPGVLDDKGLVLYETAETVFAPDFLRDRRADRDARPPFRTYKGKFFLGGTSDHFPVVLRVGWK, encoded by the coding sequence ATGAACTTATCACTGAGTATGCCTTCGTTGTGTTCTTCGCTGCTTCTTCTTGCGCTTGCGGCCTGCAGCGGTTCCGAGACGCACTCGCGTGCGCAGGACCGTCCGGCACAGGGGAAGGATGATGCGCGGCAAACCGCCCCACGCTCCGTTCCCAACCGGCCCGACAGCTACCTCACGTTCGCTTTCTACAATCTGGAGAATTTGTTCGACACCGAGGACGACCCTTTCAACAGTGGCGATGATGAATTCACCCCGGGCGGGGCCAACCAGTTTACCGAGGAACGATTGGAACGGAAAATGGCAAATATCGCCCGCGCAATTCGTGCAATGAATGAGTACCGCGGCCCCGATCTGCTTGGCGTTTGCGAGGTTGAAAATAGGCGAGTGCTGGAGATTTTAACGCAGGAGTATCTCCCCAACGGAGTCTATTCCATCGTCCATGCCGAGTCGCCGGATAGCCGCGGGATTGATGTGGCGATGCTCTACCGCACCGCCGAGCTTACGCACCTGCGAACCACCATGCACCGCGTTGACTTGGGAACCGGACGCCCCACCCGCGACATCATGGAAGCAACCTTCCAACGGCAGGGGAAAACGTTCACCGTGCTGGTGAACCACTGGCCATCGCGGCTGGGGGGTGAGGAGGAGTCGGAGCCGCGCCGCGTTGCTGCGGCCCAGACGGCGGTGCGAATCATTGACTCGCTGCGGGCGATTGACCCCAATGCCGACGTTGTGATGATGGGGGATTTCAACGACGAACCGCACAACCGCGCCATCCACGACGTGCTGGACGCACGCGCCTACAGCGGCACCGGGGCGTTCGATCACCGCATGGTGAACACGGCGGCCCCGGTGGAGGAAGAGGGGCGCATCGGCAGTTATTTCTACAAAAAAGATTGGGAGCTGATTGACCAGATTATGGTGTCGCCCGGGGTGTTGGATGACAAAGGGTTGGTGCTGTACGAAACTGCCGAGACGGTCTTCGCGCCCGATTTCCTTCGGGACCGCCGCGCCGACCGCGATGCCCGCCCGCCGTTCCGAACCTACAAAGGGAAGTTCTTCCTGGGCGGAACCAGCGACCACTTCCCGGTGGTGCTGCGGGTGGGGTGGAAGTAA
- a CDS encoding tetratricopeptide repeat protein gives MSTTTEELRAQLAAATESDQRATLLVRLGMALSRMEPQEGLGYAEEAQKIARQLRDDITRAHALHAMACCYETMAQYQPAIEAAQKARWLFQKRGDQIGEGTCLNAIGVIAYGMSDYPAALDALTQAREIFAAADDQPGLASAFNNTGMVYQELGSYPESLNAYLQALRINEELGNEQLIGVNIGNVSNIYFYLGDSERSFQYDLRALEIARRLNDLYGIGHTLDNISSHHKTRGDYDAALAALNESLGIFQQMQAKRYEAAILIKLGALHELQKHADAALEQYRAAATIAAAIGDMNTLAHAQANIGALHHRRDEHAEAVAILHEGIATAQASANLRVECEATRLLAESLAATKNHAEAFAQLGSHLELLAKLASQQQRKLVAEAQARFDVERAEREREVLRLRNQHLEETMELRNKELTTLAMNLVQKNTFLQKIRKDTEHLADQHPVAKTALKALMREIVENLRGDDDWERFQQEFQHVHQDFIRQIANDYPKLTPTELKVCALLKVNLSNKEIANLLSISLRSIESHRYSIRKKMDLAGDTNLAAYLAAL, from the coding sequence ATGAGCACAACAACGGAAGAATTACGGGCCCAACTTGCCGCAGCAACCGAAAGCGACCAGCGCGCAACACTGCTTGTAAGGTTGGGCATGGCCCTTTCCAGAATGGAGCCGCAGGAAGGGTTGGGGTATGCCGAGGAGGCCCAAAAAATCGCACGCCAACTGCGCGACGACATCACCCGTGCCCACGCCTTGCACGCAATGGCTTGCTGCTACGAGACGATGGCCCAATACCAGCCAGCAATTGAGGCCGCACAGAAGGCGCGGTGGCTGTTCCAAAAACGTGGCGACCAGATTGGCGAAGGGACCTGCCTGAACGCCATTGGGGTGATTGCCTACGGCATGAGCGATTACCCGGCGGCGTTGGACGCGCTGACCCAAGCCCGCGAGATTTTTGCCGCAGCGGACGACCAGCCCGGGCTGGCCTCGGCCTTCAACAACACCGGGATGGTGTATCAAGAATTGGGGAGCTATCCAGAATCGCTGAACGCCTACTTGCAGGCCTTGCGAATCAACGAAGAGCTGGGGAACGAGCAGCTTATTGGGGTGAACATCGGGAACGTCAGCAATATCTACTTCTACCTGGGGGACAGCGAACGTTCCTTCCAATATGACCTTCGCGCATTGGAAATTGCCCGCCGCCTGAACGACCTGTACGGCATTGGCCACACGCTGGACAACATCTCCTCGCACCACAAAACCCGCGGCGACTACGATGCCGCGCTGGCCGCGCTCAACGAATCGCTGGGGATATTCCAACAGATGCAGGCCAAGCGGTACGAGGCCGCCATACTGATAAAATTGGGGGCACTGCACGAGCTGCAGAAGCACGCCGATGCTGCGCTGGAGCAGTACCGCGCCGCAGCAACAATCGCCGCAGCCATTGGGGACATGAACACGCTTGCCCACGCCCAAGCGAACATCGGCGCGCTGCACCACCGCCGCGATGAGCATGCCGAAGCGGTGGCGATACTGCACGAAGGGATTGCCACCGCGCAAGCATCGGCAAACCTGCGGGTGGAATGCGAGGCCACGCGGCTGCTGGCCGAATCGCTGGCGGCAACCAAGAACCATGCCGAGGCATTCGCGCAGCTGGGTTCCCACCTTGAGCTTTTGGCGAAGCTCGCCAGCCAGCAGCAACGGAAGCTGGTGGCCGAAGCCCAAGCCCGTTTCGACGTTGAGCGGGCCGAACGGGAGCGCGAGGTGTTGCGGCTGCGGAACCAGCACTTGGAGGAAACAATGGAGCTGCGGAACAAGGAGCTAACCACCCTGGCGATGAACCTTGTTCAGAAAAACACCTTCCTGCAAAAAATCCGGAAGGATACCGAGCACTTGGCCGACCAGCACCCGGTGGCGAAAACCGCGCTGAAGGCGTTAATGCGTGAGATTGTTGAAAACCTTCGCGGCGACGACGATTGGGAGCGATTCCAGCAAGAGTTTCAGCACGTCCACCAAGATTTCATCCGCCAGATCGCCAACGATTATCCAAAGCTGACCCCAACCGAACTGAAGGTTTGCGCACTGCTGAAGGTGAATCTCTCCAACAAGGAGATCGCCAACCTTCTTTCCATTTCCTTGCGGAGCATCGAAAGCCACCGCTACTCCATCCGCAAAAAAATGGACCTTGCTGGCGACACCAACCTTGCAGCCTACCTTGCCGCGTTGTAG
- a CDS encoding TonB-dependent receptor, whose translation MTRLYPSMILALLLIGASGAAAQGVTISGSITEANSGEAITGATVALFRESDSIKPARGGISNRFGFYSIPNVAPGRYNLVARSIGAQQRVQSILIPESRVLTLVESGDTTASTSESASECRISLIADSGADVTATRLNICLQPKQVTGREVVVVAERYDDAAISTVAIDPQLSKKLPSLGGEPDIMRTLQLLPGIKAGSEISSGLYIRGGSPDQNLILLDGVTVYNPSHIGGFLSTFNSDAIRDVKVMKGIFPAEYGGRLSGVVDMTMREGTKEKFSGAAGISLLNSRLTVEGPISDDISFMVSGRRMYMDLAMKLAGNPEDVPDYYFYDLNGKMNWRLSESDQLFVSGYSGRDDFRTDPSGTDQLLLNWGNATANLRWSHIVSPTIFTNFSAIFTNYDCSSTLMQVVMSSPQSGFKTYSQIRDITARGQAQMFAGEDHIIKTGFEVTNHQFSASASDVVSELEKVGAAPTTLGGTEGGFFLQDEWQITPRLQANIGARASYFSNGNHLRIEPRVSLAYSITDNITARGGYSANNQYLHMITRNDIALPTDIWFPATARVKPATAEQVAAGIETRLFDNQVLLSVEGYYKSMNNLLEFQDTASFSLLAPLESSFTVGDGKAYGVEVFLNKQIGALTGWVGYTLSWTDRTFAELNRGKTFYPTFDRRHDISVVATYKLSDSWEVGASWVYATGRAVSVPTGQFIYQRDNGRSATYAPESRYDFIERNGYRLPAFHKLDLNFTHNFQWFALPFALSLNVYNAYNHQNVFSQAVDTDFAENATTGESYQKHVLQRTTLFPTLLTVGISCKF comes from the coding sequence ATGACACGCTTATATCCATCAATGATCCTTGCACTGCTGCTGATTGGGGCATCGGGCGCGGCGGCGCAAGGGGTGACAATTTCCGGCAGCATCACCGAAGCCAACAGCGGCGAAGCAATCACCGGCGCAACGGTTGCGTTGTTTCGGGAATCGGACTCCATCAAGCCCGCACGTGGCGGCATTAGCAACCGGTTCGGGTTTTACTCTATCCCCAACGTTGCCCCCGGGCGGTACAACCTTGTTGCCCGCAGCATTGGAGCGCAGCAACGGGTTCAATCCATCCTGATTCCAGAAAGCAGGGTACTAACGTTGGTGGAATCGGGTGACACCACAGCGTCAACATCAGAATCAGCATCAGAATGCCGCATCAGCCTTATCGCTGATTCCGGAGCCGACGTCACCGCCACACGGTTAAATATCTGCTTGCAGCCAAAGCAGGTGACGGGCCGCGAGGTGGTGGTGGTGGCCGAACGCTACGACGACGCGGCCATCAGCACCGTTGCGATTGACCCGCAGCTCTCGAAAAAACTTCCATCGCTTGGTGGCGAGCCGGACATCATGCGGACGCTGCAACTGCTTCCCGGAATCAAGGCGGGAAGTGAGATCAGCAGCGGGTTGTATATCCGTGGTGGGTCGCCGGACCAGAACCTGATTCTGCTGGATGGCGTGACGGTCTATAACCCCTCGCACATTGGCGGATTCCTGAGCACGTTCAACAGCGATGCCATTCGCGACGTGAAAGTGATGAAAGGGATTTTCCCGGCGGAGTATGGCGGGCGGCTGTCGGGAGTGGTGGACATGACGATGCGGGAAGGAACCAAGGAGAAATTCAGCGGGGCCGCAGGCATCAGCCTTTTGAACTCGCGCCTGACGGTGGAAGGCCCCATCAGCGACGACATCAGCTTCATGGTCTCCGGACGCCGGATGTACATGGATCTTGCAATGAAGCTGGCCGGCAACCCGGAAGATGTTCCCGACTACTACTTCTACGATCTGAACGGAAAGATGAATTGGCGGCTGTCGGAGTCGGACCAGTTGTTCGTTAGCGGCTATTCCGGTCGCGATGACTTCCGGACCGACCCGAGCGGGACCGATCAGCTTCTGTTGAACTGGGGGAACGCCACCGCGAATCTGCGCTGGTCGCATATCGTCTCCCCAACCATCTTCACCAACTTCTCGGCAATCTTCACCAACTATGATTGCTCCTCGACGCTGATGCAAGTGGTGATGAGTTCGCCGCAAAGTGGGTTCAAAACGTACAGCCAAATCCGCGACATCACGGCCCGCGGCCAGGCGCAGATGTTTGCGGGGGAGGACCATATCATCAAGACCGGGTTTGAGGTAACCAACCACCAGTTCAGCGCAAGCGCAAGCGATGTGGTGAGTGAGCTTGAGAAGGTTGGGGCAGCGCCAACAACGTTGGGAGGAACCGAGGGCGGTTTCTTCCTGCAAGATGAGTGGCAGATTACGCCACGCCTGCAAGCAAACATCGGCGCACGGGCAAGCTACTTCAGCAACGGGAACCACCTGCGGATCGAGCCACGGGTATCGCTGGCATACTCCATTACCGACAACATCACCGCGCGGGGTGGATACTCGGCCAACAATCAATACCTGCACATGATCACGCGGAACGACATCGCGCTGCCAACCGACATTTGGTTCCCGGCAACGGCCAGAGTTAAGCCCGCAACGGCCGAGCAAGTGGCCGCAGGGATCGAAACGCGGCTGTTTGATAATCAGGTGCTGCTGAGCGTCGAGGGCTACTACAAATCCATGAACAACCTGTTGGAGTTCCAGGATACCGCATCGTTCTCGTTGCTTGCTCCGCTCGAAAGTTCTTTCACCGTGGGCGATGGCAAGGCGTACGGCGTTGAGGTGTTCCTGAACAAGCAGATTGGCGCGCTTACGGGGTGGGTTGGGTACACGCTTTCCTGGACCGACCGGACGTTTGCCGAACTCAACCGGGGAAAAACGTTCTACCCCACCTTCGACCGCCGCCACGACATTTCGGTGGTTGCCACCTACAAGCTGAGCGATTCTTGGGAAGTTGGGGCATCGTGGGTGTATGCAACGGGGCGAGCGGTGTCGGTGCCAACCGGGCAGTTCATCTACCAACGCGACAATGGCCGTTCAGCAACCTACGCCCCCGAAAGCCGCTACGATTTTATCGAGCGCAACGGCTACCGGCTGCCGGCCTTCCACAAATTGGACCTGAACTTCACGCATAATTTCCAGTGGTTTGCCTTGCCGTTCGCGTTGTCGCTGAACGTGTACAACGCCTACAACCACCAGAACGTGTTCTCGCAAGCGGTTGACACTGATTTTGCGGAAAACGCCACCACTGGCGAATCCTACCAAAAGCACGTGCTTCAGCGGACAACGTTATTCCCCACACTGCTCACGGTGGGCATTAGCTGCAAATTTTAA
- a CDS encoding DUF4249 family protein, protein MNNSQSSIKNRSMKSMSRVALFAILALLAFGATACQEELSADLPYVERVMVRGELTVGTPAEAIRFTRTLPINYTNNDSASIYKAIELTDVSGYIEAEGTKYPLVHTGRGEYRAEGLVVKPSVRYSLNATWQGKTVTATTTSPSQSPKVDTIAWLDAGTYDFNGEPKYTLEAVIVPAENMVYSVEYALEGRGYGLNSHETYPDPVRRSADVQSDNRVHLKIGHYYSVKPSGENYHGSFMVYAWDKAYYNFFSSYYGNLFAEDSDNPFGSQDRAIAWNVSGDGAGTFFARTATEIRW, encoded by the coding sequence ATGAACAACTCCCAATCCAGCATAAAAAACCGCTCCATGAAATCCATGAGCCGCGTTGCGCTTTTCGCAATCCTTGCACTTCTTGCTTTTGGGGCAACCGCTTGCCAAGAAGAGCTTTCGGCGGACCTTCCATACGTTGAACGGGTGATGGTGCGTGGCGAATTAACAGTGGGCACGCCGGCAGAAGCGATCCGTTTTACGCGGACCTTGCCAATCAACTACACGAACAATGATTCCGCCTCCATCTACAAAGCGATTGAACTAACCGACGTGTCGGGCTATATCGAGGCCGAAGGGACGAAATATCCGTTGGTTCATACTGGCCGCGGGGAATATCGGGCAGAGGGTCTGGTGGTGAAGCCAAGCGTTCGCTACAGCCTTAACGCAACGTGGCAGGGGAAAACGGTGACGGCAACAACAACGTCGCCAAGTCAATCTCCAAAAGTTGACACCATCGCTTGGTTGGATGCTGGAACCTACGATTTTAATGGAGAGCCGAAATACACCCTTGAAGCAGTGATAGTCCCTGCCGAAAACATGGTGTACAGCGTTGAATATGCTCTGGAGGGAAGGGGCTATGGATTAAATTCCCATGAAACCTATCCAGACCCTGTTCGGCGTTCCGCCGACGTTCAGAGTGATAATCGGGTGCATCTAAAAATAGGCCATTATTACAGCGTAAAACCATCGGGCGAGAATTACCATGGCAGCTTTATGGTCTATGCTTGGGATAAGGCATACTACAATTTTTTCAGCAGCTACTACGGCAACCTATTTGCCGAGGATAGCGACAACCCGTTCGGCAGCCAAGACCGCGCCATTGCTTGGAACGTGAGCGGTGACGGCGCAGGAACATTTTTTGCAAGAACAGCAACGGAAATACGCTGGTAA
- the phoU gene encoding phosphate signaling complex protein PhoU, producing MTRTFEDELDKLRTRIIKMGSLVDEQVEYAFRSLIEWNPTLARLVMDRDSKVDKLDFKIEKQCQRIFALQQPVARDLRLIMAALKINSDLERMGDLAFNVARAVEGLLPFRAFVEQIELSQMTDAVHTMVKLTIDSFVNNDPELAITTMKSDMRVDQYENRLGRHIVEMMKQNPEFIEGGVTLIVLLRNMERLADHATNIAEDVIFFTEAKIVRNRFDTEAFDALQRELYGDEGNDDE from the coding sequence ATGACCAGAACGTTTGAAGATGAGCTTGACAAACTTCGCACCCGTATTATCAAAATGGGGAGCTTGGTGGATGAGCAAGTGGAGTATGCATTCCGCTCGCTGATTGAATGGAATCCCACGCTGGCCCGCCTGGTGATGGACCGCGACAGTAAGGTGGATAAACTCGATTTTAAGATCGAAAAACAGTGCCAGCGAATTTTTGCGTTGCAGCAACCGGTTGCGCGGGACCTTCGGTTGATTATGGCCGCGCTGAAAATTAACAGCGACCTTGAGCGGATGGGGGACCTTGCGTTTAACGTTGCGCGCGCGGTGGAGGGGCTGCTTCCGTTCCGGGCGTTTGTGGAGCAAATTGAGCTTTCGCAGATGACCGACGCGGTGCACACGATGGTGAAGCTAACGATTGACAGCTTCGTCAACAACGATCCCGAGCTGGCCATCACCACCATGAAAAGCGATATGCGGGTGGATCAGTACGAAAACCGATTGGGCCGCCACATTGTGGAGATGATGAAGCAAAACCCGGAATTTATTGAAGGTGGGGTGACGCTGATTGTTCTGCTCCGGAATATGGAGCGGCTTGCCGACCACGCAACAAATATTGCCGAGGATGTGATCTTCTTCACCGAAGCAAAAATCGTCCGTAACCGCTTTGATACCGAGGCCTTCGACGCACTGCAGCGCGAACTGTACGGCGATGAAGGGAACGACGACGAATAA
- a CDS encoding phosphate ABC transporter ATP-binding protein, producing MNAQALAINCRLPTMKKEEITKIRTNNLSLYYGEKQALKDISMNMYANKVTAFIGPSGCGKSTFIRSLNRMNDLIEGVRITGEVNIEDVNIYAPEVSVVNLRKRVGMVFQKSNPFPKSVYENIAYGPRINGITDKAQLDEIVERSLKGAALWNEIKDRLTASALSLSGGQQQRLCIARAIAVNPDILLMDEPCSALDPISTSKVEDLILELKENYTIIIVTHSMQQAARVSDYTAFFYVGELIEFGSTRDIFTNPKKKQTEDYITGRFG from the coding sequence ATGAATGCGCAAGCACTGGCTATCAACTGCCGATTACCGACCATGAAAAAAGAAGAAATAACAAAAATCCGCACCAACAACTTGTCGCTCTACTATGGCGAGAAGCAAGCATTGAAAGATATTTCAATGAATATGTACGCCAACAAAGTGACGGCATTTATTGGGCCATCGGGGTGCGGGAAAAGCACGTTTATTCGGTCGCTTAACCGCATGAACGACTTGATTGAAGGGGTGCGAATTACCGGGGAAGTGAACATCGAGGATGTGAATATCTACGCGCCGGAAGTGAGCGTGGTGAACTTGCGGAAACGGGTGGGAATGGTGTTCCAGAAATCAAACCCATTTCCGAAATCTGTCTATGAGAATATCGCCTACGGGCCACGAATAAACGGCATCACCGATAAAGCCCAACTTGACGAAATCGTTGAGCGAAGCCTGAAAGGTGCTGCGTTGTGGAACGAAATCAAGGACCGCCTAACGGCCTCGGCGTTGTCCTTATCAGGGGGGCAGCAGCAGCGGCTGTGCATTGCCCGCGCCATTGCCGTAAACCCCGATATTTTGCTGATGGACGAGCCGTGTTCCGCCCTTGACCCAATCTCCACCAGCAAAGTGGAGGACCTAATTTTGGAGCTGAAGGAGAATTATACGATCATCATCGTCACCCACAGCATGCAGCAGGCCGCGCGCGTCAGCGATTACACTGCGTTCTTTTATGTTGGTGAATTAATCGAGTTCGGTTCAACCCGTGATATTTTTACGAACCCGAAGAAAAAACAGACCGAAGATTACATCACGGGTCGGTTCGGATAG
- a CDS encoding phosphate ABC transporter permease PstA: protein MEIKQTVFHGGKKSILGFFATGLPLLSVIIILLFIAVIIGNFIITGSGHLSWEFLSDSPRNMNTEGGIFPAIYGTVLLVLIMTLAAVPVGTITALYLTEYAKRTSIFARVIRFAVNTLAGVPSIVFGLFGLGFFIQTLGGQIDSVRYNSKMEDLRTTLAVSASPLSGGKKSTVGDLKIFLENNEFDWSEQVRQLEAYPEGTTAAVNTERVMEYLSEKKELEWGKPSLIWAALTLALLTLPVVIVSVEEALRTVPREIREASLALGATKWETIWRIILPNCIPGILTGSILAVSRGAGEVAPILFTGAVYSLQELPSSFSDQFMHLGYHLYILATQSPDVDATRPLQYATTLVLLGLTLALNLTAIMLRSRLRKRKLV, encoded by the coding sequence ATGGAAATCAAGCAAACAGTTTTTCACGGCGGAAAGAAAAGCATTCTTGGCTTCTTTGCCACTGGGCTTCCGCTGCTATCTGTTATCATCATTCTGCTGTTTATTGCTGTTATCATCGGCAATTTTATCATCACCGGGTCGGGGCATCTTAGCTGGGAATTCTTGTCCGATTCCCCCCGCAACATGAACACCGAAGGGGGGATTTTCCCCGCTATTTACGGAACGGTGCTCCTGGTGCTGATTATGACCCTTGCGGCGGTTCCGGTGGGGACCATCACCGCACTCTATCTAACGGAGTACGCCAAGCGGACCTCCATTTTTGCACGGGTTATCCGCTTTGCGGTGAATACCCTGGCCGGCGTGCCTTCCATCGTGTTTGGGCTGTTTGGGTTGGGTTTTTTCATCCAAACACTTGGCGGCCAGATAGACTCCGTTCGCTACAACAGCAAAATGGAGGATTTACGTACAACGTTAGCCGTTAGCGCATCCCCATTATCCGGCGGCAAAAAATCAACGGTTGGCGATTTGAAGATTTTTTTGGAGAATAATGAATTCGATTGGAGCGAGCAGGTGCGCCAGTTGGAAGCCTATCCAGAAGGCACAACTGCTGCGGTGAACACCGAGAGAGTGATGGAATATCTTTCCGAAAAAAAAGAATTAGAGTGGGGGAAACCATCGCTGATTTGGGCAGCATTAACCCTTGCGCTTCTTACTCTTCCGGTGGTGATTGTCTCGGTGGAGGAAGCCTTGCGCACCGTCCCGCGCGAAATTCGCGAAGCAAGTTTGGCGTTGGGGGCAACAAAATGGGAGACTATCTGGCGAATTATTCTCCCCAACTGTATCCCAGGAATTTTAACAGGCTCCATTTTGGCGGTTAGTCGCGGTGCTGGTGAGGTTGCCCCAATTTTATTTACCGGAGCGGTCTATTCGCTGCAAGAACTGCCGTCGTCGTTCAGCGACCAGTTCATGCATTTGGGGTATCACCTTTATATCCTGGCCACCCAGTCGCCAGATGTTGACGCAACGCGCCCGCTGCAATATGCCACAACGCTGGTGCTGCTTGGCCTGACGCTGGCATTGAATCTTACAGCAATCATGCTCCGCTCCCGACTGCGCAAGCGGAAGTTGGTGTGA
- the pstC gene encoding phosphate ABC transporter permease subunit PstC — translation MKPEQPKQQSQPKQTPAGAATGPVGSYPSLTQKERRIGERLIELGIFAVSTTSIIFIFLIFLFVFREASPIFFGGAETEKKEAPAAVQTPGSTATAVADTGEIESEQYNPEEKDLPSQSPAGDSTGGVATTAPGGTTPKPTTPEEEAERARRIVGDDYPILEHESPVNISYLAYSNWQPNSEHPRYGIYPIILGTLKTTLVAMVFAVPLAILAALYTAFFAPQWIREKLKPVIELLAGIPSVVLGFFCLMTVASVVQSVFGLDFRLNSIVGGIGLGLAVIPIVYTICDDALRAVPQSLREASLAVGASEWQTAYRVMLPAATPGVFAAILLGTGRAVGETMIALMATGNAGTFNWSFTEPVRTFAATIGAEMGEVVFGSPHYQVLFFLGVLLFIFSFIINFITEFYVKERLIKKFRGA, via the coding sequence ACAACAAAGCCAACCCAAGCAAACGCCTGCTGGCGCGGCCACGGGTCCGGTTGGTTCATATCCATCGCTAACCCAAAAGGAACGCCGAATCGGTGAGCGGCTGATTGAGCTTGGAATCTTCGCGGTTTCCACAACCTCCATCATCTTCATCTTCCTCATCTTCCTGTTCGTCTTCCGTGAAGCATCGCCCATATTTTTTGGGGGAGCCGAAACGGAGAAGAAGGAGGCCCCCGCCGCTGTGCAAACCCCGGGCAGCACAGCTACGGCAGTGGCCGACACTGGGGAGATTGAATCGGAACAGTACAACCCCGAAGAGAAGGATCTGCCAAGCCAATCGCCCGCCGGCGATTCCACTGGTGGGGTTGCAACCACAGCGCCGGGCGGCACTACCCCCAAGCCCACAACGCCGGAGGAGGAAGCCGAACGCGCCCGCCGCATCGTTGGCGATGATTACCCGATCTTGGAACATGAATCCCCGGTGAACATCTCCTACCTGGCCTACAGCAACTGGCAGCCGAACTCGGAGCATCCGCGATATGGCATTTATCCGATTATCCTCGGAACGCTGAAAACCACGCTGGTGGCAATGGTGTTTGCGGTTCCGCTGGCGATTCTTGCCGCGCTCTACACCGCATTTTTTGCGCCGCAATGGATTCGCGAAAAACTAAAACCGGTTATCGAGTTGCTTGCTGGAATCCCTTCGGTGGTGCTGGGCTTTTTCTGTTTGATGACGGTGGCAAGCGTGGTGCAGTCGGTGTTCGGCTTGGATTTCCGGCTGAACTCCATCGTTGGCGGCATTGGGCTTGGGCTGGCGGTGATCCCCATCGTGTACACCATCTGCGACGATGCTTTGCGTGCGGTCCCGCAATCGCTGCGCGAGGCCTCGCTGGCGGTGGGTGCAAGCGAGTGGCAAACCGCCTACAGGGTGATGTTGCCGGCGGCAACGCCGGGAGTTTTTGCGGCAATTCTGCTTGGCACCGGCCGCGCAGTTGGCGAAACCATGATCGCCCTGATGGCCACCGGAAATGCCGGAACATTTAATTGGAGTTTTACCGAGCCGGTTCGGACCTTCGCGGCCACAATCGGTGCGGAAATGGGGGAAGTGGTGTTCGGCTCGCCGCATTACCAGGTGCTGTTCTTCTTGGGTGTCTTGCTCTTTATTTTTTCGTTCATCATCAATTTTATCACTGAGTTTTATGTGAAAGAGCGGCTCATCAAAAAATTCCGGGGGGCATAA